From Flavobacterium alkalisoli, the proteins below share one genomic window:
- a CDS encoding VF530 family protein: MEIKRSNDPLHGITLKKILEDLVSFYGFDTLGELINIRCFNDNPSVKSSLTFLRKTDWARKKVEDLYIRTLPKMQQD; encoded by the coding sequence ATGGAAATAAAACGCTCTAACGACCCGCTTCACGGCATTACCTTAAAAAAGATACTGGAAGACCTGGTAAGTTTTTATGGCTTTGATACCCTTGGCGAACTTATAAATATAAGATGTTTTAATGATAACCCAAGTGTAAAGTCGAGCCTTACTTTTTTAAGGAAAACCGACTGGGCACGCAAAAAGGTAGAAGACCTTTATATACGCACCCTGCCTAAAATGCAGCAGGACTAA
- a CDS encoding protein-L-isoaspartate(D-aspartate) O-methyltransferase has product MKDTAKHQGLRNQLVSVLEQKGITDKNVLAAINKIPRHLFLDSSFSDYAYQDKAFPIGAGQTISQPYTVAFQSQLLEVKPEHKVLEIGTGSGYQTAVLCTMGAKVYSVERQKELFKSTSLLLPKLGIRPKHLSFGDGYKGLPNFAPFDSVIVTAGAPFIPKPLMAQLKIGGRLIIPVDNEQGVQIMTMLIRKTETQFEKHEFGEFRFVPLLENKN; this is encoded by the coding sequence TTGAAAGATACAGCAAAACATCAGGGACTTCGTAATCAGTTGGTAAGCGTTTTAGAACAAAAAGGCATTACCGATAAAAATGTTTTGGCTGCTATCAATAAAATTCCGCGCCATCTTTTTCTGGATTCCAGCTTTTCAGATTATGCCTATCAGGACAAGGCTTTCCCGATAGGGGCAGGGCAAACCATATCCCAGCCTTATACGGTGGCTTTTCAGTCGCAGTTGCTTGAGGTAAAACCGGAACATAAAGTACTTGAAATAGGTACGGGGTCGGGTTATCAAACGGCGGTGTTGTGTACTATGGGTGCAAAAGTATACAGTGTGGAAAGACAAAAAGAACTGTTTAAGTCTACCTCATTGTTATTACCTAAGCTGGGTATAAGGCCTAAACACCTTTCGTTTGGCGATGGATATAAAGGATTACCCAATTTTGCCCCGTTTGACAGCGTGATTGTTACGGCAGGAGCCCCGTTTATTCCTAAGCCGCTTATGGCACAGCTTAAAATAGGCGGAAGGCTAATTATTCCTGTAGATAATGAGCAGGGGGTACAAATTATGACAATGCTTATAAGAAAGACCGAAACCCAGTTTGAAAAACATGAATTTGGAGAATTTAGGTTTGTACCGTTGTTGGAGAACAAGAATTAG
- a CDS encoding Gfo/Idh/MocA family protein: protein MLKVGVLGAGHLGKIHLRLLNQSQKYELIGFYDPNSSNADKVAKEYGYRKFDTIEELIQAVDVVDIVTPTLSHHDCAKDAIMAGKHIFVEKPISNTVEEAEEIITLAKQYNVKGQVGHVERFNPAFIATKEKIANPMFIETHRLAEFNPRGTDVPVVLDLMIHDIDVILSVVNSKVKDIKASGVSVISDTPDIANARIEFENGCVANLTSSRISLKNMRKSRFFQKDAYISVDFLDKMCEVVKMKDAPEEPGDFDMILQNAEGLKKQIYFENPDILANNAILDELETFADAINNDTDPIVTLEDGTEALRIAYRIIDCFENK, encoded by the coding sequence ATGCTTAAAGTAGGAGTATTGGGCGCAGGCCACTTAGGGAAAATCCACCTGCGTTTGCTCAATCAGTCCCAAAAATATGAACTGATAGGTTTTTATGACCCTAACAGCTCTAATGCCGATAAAGTAGCTAAAGAATATGGCTACCGCAAATTTGACACTATAGAAGAGCTTATACAGGCTGTAGATGTGGTGGATATTGTTACCCCTACCCTTTCTCACCACGATTGTGCAAAGGATGCAATTATGGCCGGAAAGCACATTTTTGTAGAGAAACCTATATCTAACACTGTTGAGGAAGCTGAGGAAATTATTACCCTTGCCAAGCAATATAACGTAAAAGGACAGGTAGGCCATGTAGAGCGCTTTAACCCTGCCTTTATAGCTACAAAAGAAAAGATTGCCAACCCAATGTTTATTGAAACCCACCGCCTTGCAGAGTTTAACCCTCGCGGTACAGATGTGCCTGTGGTACTGGATTTAATGATACACGATATAGATGTTATACTTAGCGTAGTAAACAGCAAAGTAAAAGACATTAAGGCGAGCGGAGTTTCTGTTATAAGTGATACCCCGGATATTGCCAATGCCCGCATTGAGTTTGAAAACGGATGTGTTGCCAACTTAACCTCAAGCCGTATCTCTTTAAAGAATATGCGTAAATCACGCTTCTTTCAGAAGGATGCCTATATATCGGTAGACTTTTTAGACAAGATGTGTGAGGTGGTAAAAATGAAGGATGCACCTGAAGAACCGGGCGATTTTGATATGATACTTCAAAATGCCGAGGGTCTTAAAAAACAGATCTATTTTGAAAATCCGGATATCCTGGCAAACAATGCCATACTGGACGAGTTGGAAACCTTTGCCGATGCCATTAACAACGATACTGACCCGATAGTAACACTGGAAGACGGTACAGAAGCATTAAGGATTGCCTATCGCATTATAGATTGCTTTGAGAACAAGTAA
- the smpB gene encoding SsrA-binding protein SmpB — protein sequence MQKTVNILNKRAKFDFEILERYTAGIVLAGSEIKSIRLGKASIAESFCEFQGHELFAINTNIEEYTYSRSFSHAPKSERKLLLNKKELKSLLKSVQNKGLTIVPLRLFTNEKGLAKLEIGLARGKKNYDKRDTIKDRDVKRDLDRIKKAY from the coding sequence ATGCAAAAAACGGTTAACATATTAAACAAAAGAGCCAAGTTCGATTTTGAGATACTGGAGCGTTATACGGCCGGTATTGTTTTGGCAGGTTCTGAAATAAAATCCATTCGTTTGGGTAAGGCTTCTATTGCCGAAAGTTTCTGTGAATTTCAGGGACACGAGCTGTTTGCCATCAATACGAATATAGAAGAGTATACCTATAGCAGAAGTTTTAGCCATGCGCCTAAAAGCGAACGAAAACTACTTTTAAACAAAAAAGAACTTAAAAGCCTTTTAAAAAGTGTGCAGAACAAAGGCCTTACCATAGTTCCGCTTCGTTTGTTCACTAACGAAAAAGGATTGGCAAAACTGGAGATAGGATTAGCCCGCGGTAAGAAAAACTACGACAAACGTGATACCATTAAAGACCGTGATGTAAAACGCGATCTTGACAGGATTAAAAAGGCATATTAG